From the genome of Colwellia psychrerythraea 34H, one region includes:
- a CDS encoding type IV pilin protein yields the protein MLISKTIVQKQSGFTLIELMIVVAIIGILAAVVYPSYTDFIVRSNRAEAQRELVRIANLQEQLFVDSRSYSNDMNLLGLGADPFVTENGNYSIDATIANNGTTFVLTATAQGSQSRDTDCSNLTINEVGQQSAANNFCWEK from the coding sequence ATGCTTATAAGTAAGACTATAGTACAAAAGCAAAGCGGCTTTACCTTAATAGAATTAATGATAGTTGTGGCTATTATTGGTATTTTAGCCGCAGTTGTTTATCCATCTTATACTGATTTTATTGTGCGCTCAAATAGGGCTGAAGCACAGCGAGAGTTAGTACGTATTGCAAACTTGCAAGAGCAACTCTTTGTCGATAGCCGAAGTTATAGCAATGATATGAACCTTTTGGGGCTTGGGGCTGATCCTTTTGTGACTGAAAATGGTAATTATAGTATTGATGCAACTATTGCCAATAACGGTACCACCTTTGTTTTAACCGCCACTGCACAAGGTTCTCAGTCAAGAGATACCGACTGCTCTAATTTAACGATAAACGAAGTCGGACAGCAAAGTGCGGCTAATAACTTTTGCTGGGAGAAGTAA
- a CDS encoding TapY2 family type IVa secretion system protein — protein sequence MKECKLIKYPYFIAVLIAISSFAVMAEKSPEQKNVQAVGGLMQVKCFVEYHGGGDDIRFVTDTFATPTQAIKVFQGRKVKKNNTQKVIYKVKECVEARKKFTNGRAKQLDKGLLR from the coding sequence ATGAAAGAATGCAAACTTATCAAATATCCATACTTTATTGCCGTACTTATTGCTATATCATCATTTGCTGTAATGGCAGAAAAAAGTCCTGAACAAAAAAATGTACAGGCAGTGGGTGGACTTATGCAGGTTAAGTGTTTTGTAGAGTATCATGGAGGCGGTGATGATATCCGTTTTGTGACTGATACTTTTGCTACACCAACTCAGGCAATAAAAGTCTTTCAAGGAAGAAAAGTTAAAAAAAATAACACTCAAAAGGTTATATATAAAGTTAAAGAGTGTGTGGAAGCGCGTAAGAAGTTTACAAATGGAAGAGCTAAGCAATTAGACAAAGGTTTGTTAAGGTAA
- a CDS encoding GspH/FimT family pseudopilin — protein MFLFSLNSNKANSNGDSSKLTVSNSKNIAKKNQGFTLVELLVTIVIAAIMVTIAVPNMNDFIVKMRVDNEVSQLNRLVLSARNGAISFEQPAIICPLVNGACTANWQNELTAFIDQDNNGVYNNDGNDANLIANDKLIKIKAASTTGDSITYAGQISIRFAPTGALSPAVAGSLIYCPQSDTSLARAIVLSLSGRSYLTSDADNDGKDEFRNGGNVSDSC, from the coding sequence ATGTTTTTATTTTCTTTAAATTCAAATAAAGCTAACTCCAACGGTGACTCTTCCAAACTTACCGTTTCAAACTCAAAAAACATTGCAAAAAAAAATCAAGGATTCACGCTTGTAGAACTATTGGTGACTATCGTTATAGCAGCCATTATGGTAACAATTGCGGTTCCTAACATGAATGATTTCATCGTAAAAATGCGTGTTGATAATGAAGTAAGTCAACTTAACCGTTTAGTACTATCTGCTCGCAACGGCGCAATATCATTTGAGCAGCCAGCAATTATTTGCCCATTAGTTAATGGGGCATGTACTGCCAACTGGCAAAATGAGCTAACCGCTTTCATCGATCAAGATAATAATGGTGTTTATAATAATGATGGCAATGATGCAAATCTTATAGCTAACGACAAACTTATAAAAATAAAAGCGGCCTCGACTACAGGTGATAGCATTACTTATGCTGGTCAAATTAGTATTAGGTTTGCGCCAACTGGGGCCTTGAGTCCAGCTGTTGCTGGCTCTCTTATTTATTGCCCACAAAGTGATACTAGCCTTGCTCGCGCCATTGTTTTATCTCTCTCTGGACGTTCGTATTTAACGAGTGATGCAGATAATGACGGTAAAGATGAATTCAGAAATGGTGGAAATGTTAGTGATAGCTGCTAA
- the pheA gene encoding prephenate dehydratase, which translates to MSEKLDLNEIRQEITLLDQDLLALFAKRRALTLNVAKSKVQQIRPIRDQQREQELLIRLIKHGKTLGLDAHYVTSVFQTIIEDSVLNQQAFLQSLANPDIQVPTVSVAFLGDKGSYSFLASHRYFSRRAEKIIESGCQSFYDILQQVESGQVDYGMLPIENTSSGSINEVYDLLQHTNLSIVGEITQPIEHCLLTSVNTSLDKIKTIYAHGQPFAQCSNFLDKQSNIRIEYCDSTADAMAKVAELQDDTIAVIGSEEGGQLYQLHALEQSIANQTENHSRFILVARKSVDVAEQIPAKTAIILSTGQKAGALVECLLVLKDKGINMCKLESRPIQGRPWEEMFYIDVEANLKSFALQEAINDITPHTNFIKVLGCYPIEHISPTSVPSGEI; encoded by the coding sequence GTGAGCGAAAAGTTAGATTTAAATGAAATACGCCAAGAAATAACGCTTTTAGATCAAGATTTATTAGCCTTGTTTGCTAAACGTCGCGCGTTAACACTCAATGTGGCAAAGAGTAAAGTACAGCAAATTCGCCCTATTCGTGACCAGCAACGCGAACAAGAGCTTTTAATACGTCTAATTAAGCATGGTAAAACCTTAGGTTTAGATGCTCATTATGTTACCAGTGTATTTCAAACTATTATTGAAGACTCTGTATTAAACCAACAAGCTTTTTTGCAGAGTTTAGCCAACCCTGATATTCAAGTACCAACGGTTAGCGTTGCATTCTTAGGAGATAAAGGTTCATATAGCTTTCTTGCTAGCCATCGATATTTTTCCCGTCGTGCAGAGAAAATTATCGAATCTGGTTGTCAAAGCTTTTACGATATATTACAGCAAGTGGAGTCTGGCCAAGTTGATTACGGTATGCTCCCTATAGAGAATACTAGCTCAGGTAGTATTAACGAAGTTTACGACTTACTACAACATACTAATCTTTCTATCGTAGGTGAAATCACCCAACCGATTGAACATTGTTTATTAACCTCTGTAAATACTAGCTTAGATAAAATCAAAACAATTTATGCGCACGGACAGCCGTTCGCACAATGCAGTAATTTTCTAGATAAGCAGAGCAACATACGCATTGAATATTGTGATAGCACAGCTGATGCTATGGCAAAAGTGGCAGAATTACAAGATGATACGATAGCTGTAATTGGCAGTGAAGAAGGTGGACAACTTTATCAACTTCATGCTCTTGAGCAATCTATTGCTAATCAAACTGAAAACCATTCACGCTTTATATTAGTTGCTCGTAAATCTGTCGATGTAGCGGAACAAATACCAGCCAAAACAGCTATCATTTTATCTACAGGTCAAAAAGCGGGAGCCTTAGTTGAGTGTTTATTAGTACTCAAAGATAAAGGTATTAACATGTGTAAACTCGAGTCTCGCCCTATTCAAGGACGACCTTGGGAAGAAATGTTCTATATTGATGTAGAAGCCAACTTAAAGAGTTTTGCTTTACAAGAAGCAATTAACGACATTACTCCTCACACTAATTTTATCAAGGTATTAGGCTGCTACCCTATCGAGCATATCAGCCCGACGAGTGTCCCTAGCGGTGAGATTTAA
- a CDS encoding MAPEG family protein: MTILIICLFLALLLPLLAKGPVAYAMAKLGGYNNSHPREQQSKLTGFGARALAAHQNAFESVILFAPAIILALVTGNTHQTVLVLAIVHIVSRVLYNIFYLLNIDLLRSIVWGIATLCSFAIVYQCIP; the protein is encoded by the coding sequence ATGACTATTCTGATTATTTGCTTATTTTTAGCACTACTTTTACCACTGCTTGCAAAAGGCCCTGTAGCTTATGCTATGGCCAAACTAGGTGGATATAATAATAGCCACCCTAGGGAGCAACAAAGCAAGTTAACCGGGTTTGGTGCACGTGCCTTAGCTGCACACCAAAATGCCTTTGAATCGGTTATCCTTTTTGCTCCTGCAATTATTTTAGCACTGGTAACAGGTAATACTCACCAAACAGTGCTCGTATTGGCTATTGTTCATATCGTTTCAAGGGTGCTATATAACATTTTCTATTTATTAAATATCGACCTATTAAGATCAATCGTATGGGGAATTGCTACCTTGTGTAGCTTTGCCATAGTCTATCAATGCATTCCTTAA
- a CDS encoding penicillin acylase family protein has protein sequence MKKLKKVLTGSLLISLLVIATASTWLYSKIDGALPVLNGEKTVFGLKKSAIIERDKQGIVTIKAQNRSDIAVALGFVHAQERFFQMDLLRRNSAGELASLFGIRALDYDKSIRKHRFRERARAIAAQLPRQELELIKAYTRGVNQGLKYLNSSPFEYLLLQQEPVQWSEEDTILTVFSMYIDLQYHDGRRERTLGLMKAVLSGDVYAFLDPKGSIWDAAIDGSQFSQAPMPTDAWPAASSFNIDNKNRNNTKLANLNKDKYQGDHLPGSNSWAISGALSTTGSAVIANDMHLGLRIPNTWFRASFEYPATTPDRSITAKDLIKVTGATLPGTPNIVIGSNGNIAWGFTNSYGDYSDVILLTTNPDNSQYLTPSGYQNFTTHKQIIAVKGQKAQEITVTETIWGPVIGKNHQGKLLAYRWVAHDKEAINLVATELEQAQNVSEAFNIAARSGIPSQNMLIADKHGDIGWTIIGPIPNKNGMIGETPKSWASGENSWQGYLSSAQYPKIINPENHRLWTANSRVVGGDMYKKLGNGGYALGARSKQVRNNLFALKEFDEQSLLNIGLDDEAIFLQRWQQFILDDVLTKSVVAKDKSFKQIKKLLESAPKLRASVDSVSYRLVRNFRINIRDSVFLELNKSLNKIDEAFNFKSIRHQIEVPLWQLINEQPENFMMLGESSWQDLFIKALEVTIADMTVNQTLDTATWGQQNSSVIKHPLSSALPFLNHWLDMPSKALAGDSYMPRVQGKSFGASERMVVSPGYEKNGIFHMPTSQSGHPWSPYYGMGHSDWENGIASSFLPGKTLYKLTLLSY, from the coding sequence ATGAAAAAATTGAAAAAAGTGCTCACTGGCTCTTTACTCATCAGTCTGTTGGTTATAGCAACAGCATCAACTTGGCTTTACAGCAAAATTGATGGTGCTTTACCGGTACTCAATGGGGAAAAAACAGTCTTTGGTTTAAAGAAGTCAGCCATCATTGAGCGTGATAAACAAGGCATTGTCACTATTAAAGCCCAAAATCGAAGTGACATTGCTGTAGCGCTTGGTTTTGTTCATGCGCAAGAACGCTTCTTTCAAATGGACTTACTAAGACGAAACTCAGCCGGTGAATTAGCTAGCTTATTTGGTATTCGGGCACTTGATTATGATAAATCAATTCGTAAACATCGCTTTCGAGAAAGAGCAAGAGCCATAGCTGCTCAATTACCTCGCCAAGAACTCGAATTAATTAAGGCGTACACTCGAGGGGTTAATCAAGGGTTAAAATATTTAAACTCATCTCCATTTGAGTACCTCCTATTGCAACAAGAACCCGTTCAATGGAGTGAAGAAGACACCATTTTAACAGTTTTTAGTATGTACATAGACCTGCAATATCATGATGGAAGACGCGAACGTACACTTGGTTTAATGAAAGCAGTTTTATCAGGAGACGTTTACGCATTTTTAGACCCTAAAGGAAGTATATGGGATGCTGCTATTGATGGTAGTCAATTCTCTCAAGCTCCGATGCCCACAGACGCTTGGCCTGCAGCTTCGAGCTTCAATATTGACAACAAAAATCGAAATAACACTAAATTAGCCAATCTTAATAAAGATAAATATCAAGGCGATCATTTACCAGGTTCAAATAGTTGGGCTATTTCTGGGGCTTTAAGTACTACCGGAAGTGCTGTCATTGCAAATGATATGCACCTTGGACTACGTATACCTAATACTTGGTTCCGCGCTTCTTTTGAATACCCAGCCACCACGCCTGATAGGTCAATCACAGCTAAAGATTTGATCAAAGTTACTGGTGCCACTTTACCGGGTACTCCTAATATAGTTATAGGTAGTAATGGTAATATAGCTTGGGGATTTACCAACAGTTATGGTGATTATAGTGATGTTATCCTCTTAACGACTAATCCTGATAATAGCCAATATTTGACACCGTCAGGCTATCAAAACTTTACGACCCACAAACAAATAATTGCTGTTAAAGGTCAAAAAGCACAAGAAATAACTGTCACTGAAACTATTTGGGGCCCAGTTATTGGTAAAAATCATCAAGGAAAATTACTAGCATACCGTTGGGTTGCACATGATAAAGAAGCAATCAATTTAGTAGCAACTGAATTAGAACAAGCACAGAATGTCTCAGAGGCTTTTAATATAGCTGCCCGTTCAGGTATACCTTCTCAAAATATGCTGATTGCCGATAAACACGGTGATATTGGCTGGACAATTATAGGGCCTATCCCCAACAAAAATGGCATGATTGGCGAAACACCTAAATCATGGGCTTCAGGGGAGAACAGCTGGCAGGGTTATTTATCGTCAGCACAGTACCCAAAGATTATTAACCCAGAAAACCATAGACTCTGGACAGCAAACTCCCGTGTCGTTGGTGGCGATATGTATAAAAAGCTTGGTAATGGTGGTTACGCACTCGGCGCTCGCTCAAAACAAGTTAGAAATAACTTATTCGCTCTAAAAGAATTTGATGAACAGTCCCTGCTTAACATTGGCTTAGATGATGAGGCTATTTTTTTACAACGCTGGCAGCAGTTCATTCTTGACGACGTATTGACGAAGAGTGTTGTCGCAAAAGATAAAAGCTTTAAACAAATAAAGAAATTATTAGAAAGCGCCCCCAAATTAAGAGCAAGCGTAGATTCTGTTAGTTATCGCCTAGTTCGAAATTTTAGAATAAACATCAGGGATAGCGTTTTTCTCGAATTAAATAAAAGCTTGAATAAAATTGATGAAGCTTTCAACTTCAAAAGCATTCGCCATCAAATAGAAGTACCTTTATGGCAACTAATTAATGAGCAACCAGAAAACTTTATGATGCTCGGTGAAAGTAGTTGGCAAGATTTATTTATTAAGGCACTAGAAGTAACGATTGCGGACATGACGGTCAACCAAACTTTAGATACTGCCACTTGGGGCCAACAAAATAGTTCGGTAATAAAGCACCCGCTCAGTAGTGCATTACCTTTTCTAAACCATTGGTTGGATATGCCTAGTAAAGCATTAGCAGGTGACAGTTATATGCCAAGAGTACAAGGTAAATCTTTTGGTGCATCAGAACGAATGGTTGTATCTCCTGGTTATGAAAAAAATGGCATCTTTCATATGCCAACTAGCCAATCAGGTCATCCGTGGAGTCCATATTATGGCATGGGCCATAGTGACTGGGAAAATGGTATAGCCTCATCATTTTTACCCGGTAAAACGCTCTACAAGCTGACTTTACTGAGCTATTAA
- a CDS encoding malate synthase G, with protein MVATVTIENLTVSQCLFDFIENEALPDTSISSSHFWQQFSSIIHDLSPENKQLLLKRDALQASINSYHQDNKPLDFSHYKKFLADINYLVPQVDDFSINTSNVDNELALMAGPQLVVPIMNARFALNAVNARWGSLYDALYGTDVISHENGAQPGKTYNPVRGKKVIAFAKGYLDQAIPLLTGNHSQAISYHLTEHQLMVSLADGQQSPLKDPSAFIGFTGSINKPDSLMFTHNGLHLNLLFSDDSAIGKEDAAGLSDVVLESALTTIMDCEDSVAAVDGEDKVIAYRNWLGLMTGKLSAKLNKNGKTITRTMNNDLSVQTLTGDTVTLKGRSLMFVRNVGHLMTNNAIIDSQGNEVPEGILDAMITSLIALHDLKGNSAFSNSSEGSIYIVKPKMHGPEEVAFANTLFSRVETALSLPQNTVKMGIMDEERRTSVNLKNCIFAAKDRVVFINTGFLDRTGDEIHTSMMAGPMARKADIKLTPWIGAYEDNNVDVGLACGFSQKAQIGKGMWPIPDQMANMIATKINHVEAGANTAWVPSPTAATLHSLHYHRVNVFELQKQLAKRQPANIDDILTIPLAEHTNWTEQEISDELDNNCQGILGYVVRWIDDGVGCSKVPDINNVGLMEDRATLRISSQHIANWLTHNICTIEQVQASLEKMANIVDKQNASDSSYQAMSNDFTNSIAFKAAAALIFSGVEQPNGYTEPLLHQYRLEKKRQLS; from the coding sequence ATGGTAGCGACAGTAACGATAGAGAACTTAACAGTAAGCCAATGTCTTTTTGATTTTATTGAAAATGAAGCCCTACCTGACACTTCTATTAGCTCAAGTCATTTTTGGCAGCAATTTTCCAGTATAATTCATGATCTGAGCCCAGAAAACAAACAGCTTTTATTAAAACGTGATGCCTTACAAGCAAGCATAAATAGCTACCATCAAGACAATAAGCCACTTGATTTTTCTCACTATAAAAAATTCTTAGCGGATATTAACTACCTTGTACCTCAAGTAGATGATTTTAGTATCAACACCAGTAATGTTGATAACGAATTAGCGTTGATGGCAGGGCCACAACTTGTTGTGCCAATAATGAATGCTCGTTTTGCGCTAAATGCCGTAAATGCTCGTTGGGGAAGTTTATATGACGCACTCTATGGCACTGATGTAATCAGCCATGAAAATGGTGCACAACCAGGAAAAACATATAACCCGGTGCGTGGTAAAAAGGTTATCGCGTTTGCCAAAGGTTATTTAGATCAAGCCATTCCACTGCTCACTGGTAATCATAGCCAAGCAATTAGCTACCACTTAACCGAACACCAATTAATGGTAAGTTTGGCTGACGGTCAGCAAAGTCCTCTGAAAGACCCTTCTGCATTTATAGGCTTTACTGGCAGTATAAATAAGCCAGATTCTCTGATGTTTACTCATAACGGTTTACATTTAAACCTACTGTTTAGCGATGACAGTGCAATAGGCAAGGAAGATGCTGCCGGATTAAGCGATGTAGTACTTGAATCAGCGTTAACGACCATTATGGATTGTGAAGATTCGGTTGCGGCTGTTGATGGTGAAGATAAAGTAATCGCTTACCGAAATTGGTTAGGACTAATGACGGGCAAGTTAAGCGCCAAACTGAATAAAAATGGTAAAACCATAACCCGCACCATGAACAATGATTTGAGTGTTCAAACACTAACTGGCGACACAGTTACCCTCAAAGGTCGTAGCTTGATGTTCGTACGTAATGTTGGCCATTTGATGACAAACAATGCCATTATCGATAGTCAAGGTAATGAAGTACCTGAAGGTATACTCGATGCTATGATCACTTCTTTGATTGCCCTGCATGATTTAAAAGGTAATAGCGCATTTAGCAATAGTAGTGAAGGTTCTATTTACATTGTTAAGCCCAAAATGCACGGACCTGAGGAAGTTGCTTTTGCTAATACATTATTCTCACGTGTAGAAACTGCATTATCATTACCTCAAAACACCGTCAAAATGGGTATAATGGATGAAGAGAGACGTACCAGTGTTAATTTGAAAAACTGTATTTTTGCTGCTAAAGACCGTGTGGTTTTTATCAATACTGGCTTTTTAGATAGAACGGGTGACGAGATTCATACCTCTATGATGGCCGGACCTATGGCAAGAAAAGCAGATATAAAACTAACTCCTTGGATTGGTGCTTATGAAGATAACAATGTAGATGTTGGCCTCGCTTGTGGTTTTAGTCAAAAAGCACAAATAGGTAAAGGCATGTGGCCTATTCCAGATCAAATGGCAAATATGATCGCAACTAAAATCAATCATGTTGAAGCTGGAGCAAACACTGCTTGGGTTCCTTCACCTACCGCTGCTACATTGCACTCGCTGCACTACCATAGAGTGAATGTGTTTGAGTTACAAAAGCAACTTGCTAAACGTCAGCCGGCTAATATAGACGATATTTTAACAATTCCATTAGCAGAACATACTAATTGGACTGAGCAGGAAATTAGTGATGAGTTAGACAATAACTGTCAAGGCATTTTAGGCTATGTAGTTCGCTGGATAGATGATGGCGTAGGCTGCTCTAAAGTTCCGGATATAAACAATGTCGGCTTGATGGAAGATAGAGCCACTTTACGTATTTCTAGCCAACACATCGCTAACTGGCTTACTCATAACATTTGTACTATTGAACAAGTTCAAGCCAGTTTAGAGAAAATGGCAAATATTGTTGATAAACAAAACGCTAGTGATAGTAGTTATCAAGCGATGAGTAATGACTTCACCAATAGCATTGCTTTTAAAGCTGCTGCTGCATTGATATTTTCAGGCGTAGAACAGCCTAATGGTTATACCGAACCTTTACTGCACCAATATCGCTTAGAAAAAAAGCGCCAACTTAGCTAA
- a CDS encoding LrgB family protein — MLTTFIVNSPILASIVFTLITIATYQFASACQQKWQYIWLNPMLFTISILVPFLLLIDINYQEYSQTTEILNLLLEPAIVALGMPLYQQFKQIRFYWREMTAILVLGITVVITVSFLLAMWLIKAPEIAIALSLKSVTTPIGITLTEQLFGDSSITAFAILIAGLFGALLGPQWLSFIGINSAKAQGLAIGSASHVIGTAVLVRKSAEHGAYSSVALILSAILTALISPWLIPLLQRLVT; from the coding sequence ATGCTGACTACTTTCATTGTTAACAGCCCTATATTGGCAAGCATAGTTTTTACCTTAATCACTATAGCAACTTATCAGTTTGCCTCCGCTTGCCAACAAAAATGGCAATACATTTGGTTAAACCCTATGCTGTTTACTATTAGCATATTGGTTCCTTTCTTACTGTTAATTGATATTAATTACCAAGAATATAGTCAGACAACAGAGATACTTAACCTTTTACTAGAGCCAGCTATTGTTGCCCTCGGCATGCCTCTTTATCAGCAATTTAAGCAGATACGCTTCTATTGGCGAGAAATGACCGCTATTTTAGTCTTAGGTATTACAGTCGTTATTACCGTAAGCTTTTTACTTGCTATGTGGTTAATAAAAGCACCTGAGATTGCCATCGCTTTGTCATTAAAATCTGTCACAACCCCCATAGGTATTACTTTAACAGAACAGTTGTTTGGTGATAGCTCTATCACGGCTTTTGCTATCTTGATTGCTGGTTTATTTGGTGCATTACTGGGACCTCAATGGCTGAGTTTTATTGGCATAAACTCAGCTAAAGCACAGGGGTTAGCCATTGGTAGCGCCAGTCATGTTATTGGCACTGCAGTACTCGTTCGCAAGAGCGCAGAGCATGGCGCATACAGCTCTGTTGCATTGATTCTATCTGCCATACTCACCGCACTGATCAGCCCTTGGTTAATACCTCTATTACAGCGGTTAGTTACCTAG
- a CDS encoding CidA/LrgA family protein — protein MKNVLYTLFAISICLMLGKLANYLLAALPASLYGMIIYALFLQLNWFSPDKITKTNQWFIKHMGVCLVPAGMGIINHFQLIQQHGIALVVIIFSSTFILLTVIGYLSERYLITPDNIKSKAPTGSR, from the coding sequence ATGAAGAATGTGCTCTATACCCTTTTCGCTATCAGTATATGTTTGATGCTAGGAAAGCTTGCTAATTATCTATTAGCAGCTTTACCGGCTAGTTTATATGGCATGATTATTTACGCGCTATTTTTACAACTCAATTGGTTTAGTCCCGATAAGATAACCAAAACTAATCAGTGGTTTATTAAGCATATGGGGGTCTGTCTAGTACCTGCAGGCATGGGGATAATCAACCATTTCCAACTCATTCAACAACATGGTATTGCTTTAGTGGTTATTATTTTTAGCTCAACGTTTATCTTACTTACCGTTATTGGCTACTTGAGCGAGCGTTATTTAATAACGCCGGATAATATCAAGAGCAAAGCACCGACAGGCTCAAGATAA
- a CDS encoding LysR family transcriptional regulator — translation MNISKIDLNLLIYLDVLLREKNVTRAASQLNITQPAMSNGLKRLRTLFNDPILVRTSDGMVPTERARALAPSIRKILLELEEALQGEEEFNELKSQRVFRIMASDYAASTLIPTLLRSLNKVAPNITLDIMTPSDVTFHDVEAGKIDMAINRFDELPQSFHQKAIWRDSFSCLLSADSPLVSKFNLNAYLGAKHVWVSKTGFGVGVGMDPKDVQKLGWVDEALARLGKKRDIKVFTRNYHVAMQLAYEDNLIATLPTKAAQLHKNDSNYTIIKPPFEIPEIELKMIWSPLLHHDASHIWFRQLVIAAALKCQENM, via the coding sequence ATGAATATTTCTAAAATTGATTTAAATTTGCTTATTTATTTAGACGTATTGCTACGAGAGAAGAATGTTACCCGAGCAGCCAGCCAACTTAACATCACACAACCGGCAATGAGTAACGGCTTAAAACGACTAAGGACTTTATTTAACGATCCTATTTTAGTACGAACTTCTGACGGTATGGTTCCCACAGAGCGGGCTCGAGCGTTAGCACCTAGTATTCGTAAAATATTGCTTGAATTAGAAGAAGCATTGCAAGGTGAAGAGGAATTTAACGAATTAAAGAGCCAACGTGTATTTAGAATAATGGCCAGTGATTATGCCGCATCAACCTTAATTCCCACTCTATTAAGATCTTTAAATAAAGTTGCTCCCAACATTACTCTTGATATCATGACACCCAGTGATGTGACCTTTCATGATGTTGAGGCAGGTAAAATTGATATGGCGATTAATCGCTTTGATGAATTACCGCAATCCTTTCACCAAAAAGCCATTTGGCGTGACTCTTTCTCTTGTTTATTAAGTGCTGATAGCCCATTGGTGAGTAAATTTAACTTAAATGCTTATCTAGGTGCAAAACATGTCTGGGTTTCAAAGACCGGCTTTGGTGTTGGCGTGGGGATGGATCCTAAAGATGTTCAGAAACTCGGTTGGGTTGATGAAGCACTTGCCCGTTTAGGTAAGAAACGTGACATAAAGGTTTTTACTCGTAATTATCATGTTGCTATGCAGTTGGCTTATGAAGATAACTTAATTGCAACGTTGCCGACCAAAGCTGCGCAGTTACACAAGAATGACAGCAACTATACTATTATAAAACCGCCTTTTGAAATCCCTGAAATAGAATTAAAAATGATCTGGAGCCCTTTGCTTCATCACGACGCCAGCCATATTTGGTTTAGACAATTAGTGATTGCCGCGGCCCTAAAATGCCAGGAGAATATGTAA